A DNA window from Sulfitobacter noctilucicola contains the following coding sequences:
- the kdsA gene encoding 3-deoxy-8-phosphooctulonate synthase — MTQVTVGDVIIGNNRPLTIIGGPCQLESEDHAQMIAGTLKEACDAAGAQYVFKASYDKANRTSLSGKRGLGIDEGLRVLQSVAQANGVPVLTDVHTEAQCAIAAEAVDILQIPAFLCRQTDMLLAAGNTGKAVNVKKGQWLAPWEMGNIVEKIESTGNKNILLTERGTSFGYNTLVADMRSLPQMAQTGYPVVMDATHSVAQPGGLGGSSGGQREFAPVMARAAAAIGVGAIFLETHEDPDNAPSDGPNSIYLDQMPNLIATLMKFDALAKKHPLTF, encoded by the coding sequence ATGACCCAAGTCACAGTTGGTGACGTCATCATCGGCAACAACCGCCCCCTGACAATTATCGGCGGTCCTTGCCAGTTGGAAAGCGAAGACCACGCGCAGATGATCGCAGGCACCTTGAAAGAGGCTTGCGACGCTGCTGGTGCGCAATACGTCTTCAAGGCGAGCTACGACAAGGCGAACCGCACATCGCTATCAGGCAAGCGCGGCCTTGGCATCGACGAAGGCCTGCGTGTGCTGCAATCGGTGGCCCAGGCGAATGGCGTGCCGGTCCTCACGGATGTGCACACCGAAGCCCAATGCGCCATCGCTGCCGAAGCTGTCGATATCCTGCAAATCCCCGCCTTCCTGTGCCGACAGACAGATATGCTGCTGGCCGCAGGCAATACCGGCAAAGCCGTGAACGTCAAAAAGGGCCAATGGCTGGCACCTTGGGAAATGGGCAATATTGTCGAAAAAATCGAAAGCACCGGCAACAAGAATATCCTGCTGACCGAACGTGGCACTTCGTTCGGTTACAACACGCTCGTGGCGGACATGCGCTCCCTGCCCCAGATGGCGCAAACCGGTTATCCGGTCGTGATGGACGCGACACATTCCGTCGCGCAACCGGGCGGCCTTGGTGGCTCTTCTGGCGGGCAGCGCGAATTTGCCCCCGTGATGGCCCGCGCCGCAGCGGCAATCGGTGTCGGTGCGATCTTTCTGGAGACCCATGAGGACCCCGATAACGCACCCAGCGACGGCCCGAATTCGATCTATCTTGACCAGATGCCCAACCTTATCGCCACCTTGATGAAGTTTGACGCATTGGCCAAAAAACACCCGCTTACATTCTAA
- a CDS encoding phosphoribosylanthranilate isomerase: MPSHINVKICGVTRPVDVAAVADAGARYMGLVFFPKSPRFVTLEKAAELSAVAPVGLCKVALVVNPTDAELDAITESVPLDMLQLHGSETPERVSEIKVRYGLPVMKAIGVGSADDLAALDIYGQVADQLLVDTKPPKDAVLPGGNGLAFDWSLVAGRRWPVPWMLAGGLNADTVREAIRVTGATQVDLSSAVESSPGVKDAGLIHAFCKAALAD, translated from the coding sequence ATGCCGTCTCACATCAATGTAAAAATATGCGGTGTGACGCGTCCTGTTGACGTGGCCGCCGTTGCGGATGCCGGTGCGCGGTACATGGGACTGGTGTTTTTTCCCAAGTCACCGCGTTTCGTTACCTTAGAAAAGGCAGCCGAGCTTTCCGCCGTCGCGCCTGTTGGCCTGTGTAAGGTCGCTTTGGTCGTAAATCCCACCGATGCAGAGCTGGATGCCATTACTGAAAGCGTTCCGCTGGACATGCTACAGCTTCACGGCAGCGAGACGCCGGAGCGCGTGTCAGAGATCAAGGTGCGCTATGGATTGCCGGTGATGAAAGCCATTGGTGTCGGAAGCGCAGATGATCTGGCCGCGCTCGACATTTATGGACAAGTTGCGGACCAGTTGCTGGTAGATACGAAGCCGCCCAAAGATGCTGTGCTCCCGGGGGGCAACGGGCTGGCCTTTGACTGGTCATTGGTCGCAGGCCGTCGTTGGCCGGTGCCTTGGATGCTTGCCGGTGGGTTGAACGCAGATACCGTGCGTGAAGCGATCCGCGTGACGGGTGCCACGCAGGTTGACCTGTCCTCCGCCGTTGAATCCTCACCGGGGGTTAAAGACGCAGGGTTGATCCATGCTTTCTGCAAGGCCGCCTTGGCGGACTAG
- a CDS encoding phosphomannomutase/phosphoglucomutase, translating into MITPTGFREYDARWKYPDDINLPGITALGLGLGTQMHRRGIEPVIAVGNDYRDYSLSIKNALMLGLMQAGIHVKDIGPALSPMAYFAQFHLDAPAVAMVTASHNPNGWTGVKMGFERPLTHGPDEMNELRDIVLNGEGEARDGGKYEFIHGVREAYLDDLVGDFKMTRKLKVVCATGNGTASAFAPELFKRLGVEVVDSHNQLDYTFPNYNPNPEAMEMLHDMSGSVKASGADFALGFDGDGDRCGVVDDEGEEIFADKVGVIMARDLAKIYPGATFVADVKSTGLYASDPELQKYDIKADYWKTGHSHMKRRVKEIGALAGFEKSGHYFLAEPIGRGYDCGMRVAVEICKLMDRNPDMSMSDLRRALPRTWATPTMSPYAADTEKYDILERLVEKLVAKHDAGEQIGGRAIKEVVTVNGARVILDNGAWGLVRASSNTPNLVVVCESPTSEEEMRAIFKDIDDVIRTEPGVGEYDQTI; encoded by the coding sequence ATGATCACGCCTACAGGTTTCCGTGAATATGACGCCCGCTGGAAATATCCCGATGATATCAACCTGCCCGGTATCACGGCGCTTGGCCTTGGCCTTGGAACCCAGATGCACCGCCGCGGCATCGAACCGGTTATCGCCGTCGGTAACGACTACCGCGACTATTCCCTGTCGATCAAGAACGCGCTGATGCTAGGTCTGATGCAGGCAGGCATCCACGTCAAAGACATTGGTCCCGCCCTGTCGCCCATGGCCTATTTCGCGCAGTTCCACCTTGATGCACCAGCGGTTGCCATGGTCACCGCCTCTCACAACCCCAACGGCTGGACCGGCGTCAAGATGGGCTTTGAACGCCCTCTGACACATGGTCCGGACGAGATGAACGAACTGCGTGACATCGTATTGAACGGTGAAGGCGAAGCGCGCGACGGCGGCAAATACGAGTTCATCCATGGCGTGCGTGAGGCCTACCTCGATGATCTGGTTGGTGACTTCAAGATGACCCGCAAGCTCAAGGTTGTCTGCGCCACAGGCAACGGCACGGCTTCGGCCTTCGCCCCCGAACTCTTCAAACGTCTCGGCGTCGAAGTGGTCGATAGCCACAACCAGCTTGATTACACTTTCCCTAACTACAACCCGAACCCCGAAGCTATGGAAATGCTGCACGACATGAGCGGCTCGGTCAAAGCGTCGGGCGCAGACTTCGCGCTTGGCTTTGACGGTGATGGCGACCGCTGCGGTGTGGTGGACGATGAAGGAGAGGAGATTTTTGCCGACAAGGTTGGTGTCATCATGGCTCGCGATCTGGCTAAAATCTATCCCGGCGCGACCTTTGTGGCTGATGTGAAATCAACCGGCCTGTATGCTTCTGATCCAGAATTGCAGAAGTACGACATCAAGGCAGATTACTGGAAGACCGGTCACAGCCATATGAAACGCCGCGTCAAAGAGATCGGCGCCTTGGCGGGCTTCGAAAAATCAGGCCACTACTTCCTCGCGGAACCGATTGGCCGTGGTTACGATTGCGGCATGCGCGTCGCGGTCGAGATCTGCAAGCTGATGGATCGCAACCCCGATATGTCTATGTCTGACCTGCGACGCGCCCTGCCCCGGACATGGGCAACGCCCACAATGTCACCCTATGCGGCTGATACTGAGAAATACGATATCCTTGAGCGCTTGGTGGAAAAACTTGTCGCCAAGCATGACGCTGGCGAGCAGATTGGCGGCCGTGCGATCAAAGAAGTGGTGACCGTAAACGGCGCACGCGTGATCCTAGATAACGGCGCTTGGGGCCTTGTGCGGGCATCGTCAAACACGCCTAATCTTGTGGTGGTATGCGAAAGCCCGACATCCGAAGAAGAGATGCGCGCAATCTTTAAAGATATCGACGATGTCATTCGCACAGAGCCCGGTGTCGGAGAGTACGATCAGACCATCTGA